One Thermithiobacillus tepidarius DSM 3134 DNA segment encodes these proteins:
- a CDS encoding homoserine kinase, whose translation MSVYTCVSPSALEDFLRRYRLGRPLGLRGISAGVENSNFFLETEAGEFVLTIFERLPAADLPYFLDLTAHLAQHGIPCPQPIADREGHYLQQLCGKPAAIVQKLSGSSVEQPSDRQATAVGRLLGRLHQAGRDFPQRRANPTGPHWWAQTARALAGRLSPAEQALLDDELAYQRRQRASHLPQGVIHADLFCDNALFEGDVLTGVIDFYYAADDLYLYDLAITVNAWCSRADGELDPALSRALCDAYQAERPFVPGEASHWSTALRAAALRFWLSRLYDFHFPRPGDLIQIKDPEEYRRILEARRADCLLPL comes from the coding sequence ATGTCCGTCTACACCTGCGTCAGCCCCAGCGCGCTGGAGGATTTCCTGCGGCGCTACCGCCTCGGCCGCCCCTTGGGCCTGCGCGGCATCTCCGCCGGCGTGGAGAACAGCAACTTCTTCCTGGAAACCGAAGCCGGGGAGTTCGTCCTCACCATCTTCGAGCGCCTGCCGGCGGCCGACCTGCCCTACTTCCTGGACCTGACCGCGCATCTGGCGCAGCACGGCATTCCCTGTCCGCAGCCGATCGCTGACCGCGAGGGCCACTATCTGCAGCAGTTGTGCGGCAAGCCGGCGGCCATCGTGCAGAAGCTCTCCGGCAGCTCGGTGGAGCAGCCCAGCGATCGGCAGGCAACCGCCGTGGGTCGGCTGCTGGGCCGCCTGCATCAGGCCGGGCGCGACTTCCCGCAGCGCCGCGCCAACCCCACCGGCCCGCACTGGTGGGCGCAGACTGCCCGCGCCCTGGCGGGCCGGCTCAGCCCAGCCGAACAGGCGCTGCTGGACGACGAGCTGGCCTACCAGCGCCGGCAGCGGGCCAGCCACCTGCCCCAGGGCGTCATCCACGCCGATCTCTTCTGCGACAACGCCCTCTTCGAGGGCGACGTCCTCACCGGCGTTATCGACTTCTACTACGCCGCCGACGACCTCTACCTTTACGATCTCGCCATCACCGTGAACGCCTGGTGCTCGCGCGCGGACGGCGAGCTGGACCCGGCGCTCAGCCGGGCCCTGTGCGACGCCTACCAGGCCGAGCGGCCCTTCGTGCCCGGTGAGGCCTCGCATTGGTCCACCGCCCTGCGCGCCGCCGCCCTGCGCTTCTGGCTCTCGCGCCTCTACGACTTCCACTTCCCGCGCCCGGGCGACCTCATCCAGATCAAGGACCCCGAGGAGTATCGCCGCATCCTGGAGGCGCGGCGCGCCGACTGCCTGCTACCTCTTTGA
- a CDS encoding alpha/beta hydrolase, with protein MRHLLLAFLLLFSAGHALAAADYEREQKWAGEIKDAIVVGDPVYLEQKNGHKFLTIYTEAPEAKNAVVLVHGMGVHPDWGLIGQLRQQLVQQGYTTLSVQMPVLAADAKPEAYAAVLPEADERLQAALDFLKTKGYARPAVVSHSMGTRMTDHFLAAHPDAPVQAWVAIGNSLAFQGAGKVHFPILDLYGQNDLPAVLQTAKARAAAIRHHAGSRQVAVPRADHFFTGQDAVLLRTVTEFLDKYGRASKR; from the coding sequence ATGCGTCATCTGCTTTTGGCATTCCTGTTGCTGTTCAGCGCCGGCCATGCCCTGGCGGCGGCCGACTACGAACGTGAGCAGAAGTGGGCCGGCGAGATCAAGGACGCCATCGTGGTGGGCGATCCCGTGTACCTGGAGCAGAAGAACGGCCACAAATTCCTGACCATCTACACCGAAGCGCCCGAGGCCAAGAACGCGGTGGTGCTGGTGCACGGCATGGGCGTGCACCCGGACTGGGGGCTGATCGGCCAGTTGCGCCAGCAGCTCGTGCAGCAGGGCTACACCACCCTGTCGGTGCAGATGCCGGTGCTGGCGGCGGATGCCAAGCCGGAAGCTTATGCGGCCGTCCTGCCCGAGGCCGACGAGCGCCTGCAGGCGGCGCTGGATTTCCTGAAGACCAAGGGCTATGCCCGGCCCGCCGTAGTCTCCCACAGCATGGGCACGCGCATGACCGATCACTTCCTCGCCGCCCATCCCGACGCACCCGTGCAGGCCTGGGTGGCCATCGGCAACTCCCTGGCCTTCCAGGGCGCCGGCAAGGTTCATTTCCCGATCCTCGACCTCTACGGCCAGAACGATCTGCCCGCCGTGCTGCAGACGGCCAAGGCGCGGGCGGCGGCCATCCGCCACCATGCCGGCTCCCGGCAGGTGGCGGTACCGCGCGCCGATCATTTCTTCACCGGCCAGGATGCGGTCCTGCTCAGGACGGTGACGGAGTTCCTGGACAAATACGGCCGGGCGTCAAAGAGGTAG
- a CDS encoding DUF2782 domain-containing protein, whose product MRFLPIFLLLGAMLAGPAAAQDLAPGKSLEPEVTIAPPPGSEVEEYRIRGRLYMVKVTPPKPLPPYYLLDTDGDGRFETRRSTLDENFVIPRWVIFEF is encoded by the coding sequence ATGCGTTTTCTGCCTATCTTCCTCCTGCTGGGCGCCATGCTGGCCGGCCCCGCCGCCGCGCAGGACCTGGCCCCCGGCAAGAGCCTGGAGCCCGAGGTGACCATTGCCCCGCCGCCGGGCAGCGAGGTCGAGGAGTACCGCATCCGCGGCCGCCTGTATATGGTCAAGGTGACGCCGCCCAAGCCGCTACCGCCCTATTACCTGCTGGACACCGACGGCGACGGCCGCTTCGAAACCCGCCGCAGCACCCTGGATGAAAACTTCGTCATACCGCGCTGGGTGATCTTCGAATTCTGA